One genomic segment of Paenibacillus durus includes these proteins:
- a CDS encoding phage scaffolding protein: MKRFANEYFPLFNADDGSGGGGGNEGGDPKTFTQEELDAIVRDRLARDRKGHEDYDDIEARLAGFETTQAELNAAKEAAEQRAQVAEEARSKALETANQRLVKAEFKALAHSADHKIRPDAIEDAFKLADISGVTVDDTGNVVGMHDVIKALIESKPYLTEQSSGSRQIGGDTNGGSSKIDTSSMSAHDMLTLAYSKQGK, translated from the coding sequence ATGAAACGATTTGCTAACGAGTATTTTCCACTTTTCAACGCAGATGACGGAAGCGGGGGAGGCGGCGGCAACGAAGGCGGAGACCCAAAAACGTTTACCCAGGAAGAACTTGACGCAATCGTGCGCGACCGTTTGGCGAGAGATCGCAAAGGCCACGAAGACTACGACGATATCGAGGCGCGGTTAGCTGGTTTCGAAACTACGCAGGCTGAACTTAATGCGGCGAAAGAAGCTGCGGAGCAACGCGCGCAAGTAGCGGAGGAAGCACGTTCCAAAGCGCTTGAGACTGCGAATCAACGTTTAGTAAAAGCGGAGTTTAAGGCGCTGGCCCATTCCGCAGACCACAAAATTAGGCCGGACGCGATCGAGGATGCGTTCAAGCTGGCGGACATTTCCGGAGTGACCGTCGATGATACCGGTAATGTGGTCGGAATGCATGATGTAATCAAGGCGCTGATTGAGTCGAAACCGTATCTTACGGAGCAGTCGAGCGGATCGCGGCAGATTGGCGGAGATACGAACGGCGGAAGCAGCAAAATTGATACATCCAGCATGAGCGCACACGACATGCTAACACTCGCATACTCGAAGCAGGGCAAGTAA
- a CDS encoding phage minor capsid protein — translation MSVIPDPDYDYDVNLLIKAFKGALLAIAGELSRLDLTGISRANAKAALAEVAAILRGLNEESAEWVEKHVPKAATDGVIRAIVDLGAAETVEEAEKIAKFNRINREFVASAVADTQADLLAVTQNVERRVKQAVRQATAESLRANLTKGVNGQRTLNADMLQRMRQTLGSAIDTGIIDSAGRRWKPDVYVEMVSRTKMNAAHREATINEAVGRGALYARVSRHGATDACRNWEGRIVKLTPGAPGDYPYIGDISRRELFHPKCRHVLSPVRDPQLLAQ, via the coding sequence ATGTCCGTTATCCCCGATCCGGACTACGATTACGACGTTAACCTGCTCATTAAAGCGTTTAAGGGCGCCCTGCTCGCGATCGCCGGCGAACTGTCGCGCCTGGACCTAACCGGAATCTCCCGCGCTAATGCGAAGGCCGCACTCGCCGAGGTTGCGGCTATTTTGCGTGGGCTTAACGAAGAGTCGGCGGAATGGGTCGAGAAACACGTACCCAAAGCGGCGACCGACGGAGTTATCCGCGCTATCGTAGACTTAGGCGCAGCGGAGACGGTAGAGGAAGCGGAGAAGATTGCTAAGTTTAATCGGATCAACCGCGAATTTGTAGCGTCGGCCGTTGCGGATACACAGGCGGACTTGCTTGCGGTTACTCAAAACGTTGAGCGCCGCGTTAAGCAAGCTGTGCGTCAGGCAACCGCTGAATCACTGCGCGCTAATTTGACGAAAGGCGTAAACGGCCAGCGAACGCTTAATGCGGACATGCTGCAACGGATGAGGCAGACGCTCGGCAGCGCGATTGATACCGGGATTATTGATAGCGCAGGCCGCCGCTGGAAACCGGATGTTTACGTCGAAATGGTCAGCCGGACGAAGATGAACGCAGCACATCGTGAGGCTACGATCAACGAAGCGGTCGGGCGCGGCGCTTTATATGCGAGGGTATCCCGACATGGAGCTACGGATGCCTGCCGAAATTGGGAGGGGCGCATTGTCAAGTTGACGCCGGGCGCTCCGGGTGACTATCCGTATATTGGCGACATTTCAAGGCGCGAACTATTTCATCCGAAGTGCCGGCACGTTTTATCACCGGTGCGCGATCCGCAGCTATTGGCGCAGTAG
- a CDS encoding phage portal protein: MFEVGSQYPPKEHEDRVKRYRGNRDVVTSNADLIKRISERIEQDGRRYIYANYADLICKKAADLLFGESPIYGAGEEGSPEQQAVERIVRDNALNVTNYEMAYGNAYRGDSFYKVKWAQEYRGVLAESVDPYRVMIEAQNAAYVFPEEIPGDRKKIARYHIAVPVSVSEGNSVKWELHVETHGPGTIITAKYAMTPLSTVNGEVFTWQITDELEAPSEPIKTGVPFPLVIHAPNFALDDAWEGVDDITEHAAIFYEINNRLTQIAAILDKHADPILTMPAGVLEEGPDGVPQMRAAYAKVIEVVGEHDVVPQYITWDGKLDSAFKELDTLIDTLLTTAELPPIALGKENAGTSGATGLAVKYRMGPLLSKIARKRQYFDKALTDALFIAQLLEHAQSRTKPEYTPTKPHIIFADGLPTDEREQAEIAQIRTGGKPTLAVNDAIKRLDGVTDAQAAEIITRIDADEERTMGTVDSTIFNAEGGGQVA, encoded by the coding sequence TTGTTTGAAGTAGGGAGCCAGTACCCACCAAAAGAGCATGAAGACCGCGTTAAGCGTTACCGTGGAAATAGAGACGTAGTAACGAGTAACGCCGATCTAATTAAACGTATTAGCGAACGAATCGAGCAGGACGGCCGCCGTTATATTTATGCGAATTACGCGGACCTTATCTGCAAGAAAGCGGCTGACTTACTGTTCGGTGAGTCGCCGATCTACGGAGCCGGTGAAGAGGGTTCTCCGGAACAGCAAGCCGTAGAGCGAATCGTCAGAGATAACGCGCTGAACGTAACTAATTACGAAATGGCTTACGGGAATGCTTACCGTGGGGACTCGTTTTATAAGGTGAAATGGGCGCAAGAATATCGCGGAGTTTTAGCAGAGTCTGTAGACCCGTACCGCGTAATGATCGAAGCGCAAAATGCGGCTTACGTATTCCCGGAAGAGATTCCCGGAGACCGAAAGAAGATCGCACGCTATCATATCGCGGTCCCGGTAAGCGTCAGCGAAGGAAACTCGGTTAAATGGGAGCTTCACGTTGAGACACACGGACCCGGCACAATCATAACCGCAAAATACGCAATGACTCCGCTTTCGACCGTTAATGGCGAGGTTTTTACGTGGCAGATCACAGACGAATTAGAAGCGCCGAGCGAACCTATCAAGACAGGTGTTCCGTTCCCCCTGGTCATTCACGCGCCGAACTTCGCATTAGATGACGCATGGGAAGGCGTCGACGACATTACGGAGCACGCCGCCATATTCTACGAGATCAATAACAGGTTAACGCAAATAGCGGCGATCCTAGATAAGCACGCCGACCCGATTCTCACAATGCCCGCAGGTGTTCTGGAAGAAGGGCCGGACGGTGTTCCGCAGATGCGCGCTGCTTACGCAAAAGTTATTGAAGTTGTTGGCGAGCACGACGTTGTTCCGCAGTATATTACCTGGGACGGAAAGCTCGACTCTGCCTTTAAAGAGTTGGACACGCTTATTGATACGCTCCTAACGACCGCCGAATTGCCACCGATCGCACTCGGCAAAGAGAACGCCGGCACAAGCGGGGCGACCGGTCTTGCGGTCAAGTACCGAATGGGTCCGCTACTTTCGAAGATCGCGCGTAAACGTCAGTATTTTGATAAGGCGCTAACAGATGCGCTGTTTATCGCGCAGCTTTTGGAGCACGCGCAATCCCGAACAAAACCGGAGTACACGCCGACGAAGCCGCACATTATTTTCGCGGATGGATTGCCGACAGATGAGCGTGAGCAAGCCGAAATCGCACAGATTCGTACGGGAGGCAAGCCGACTCTCGCCGTGAACGACGCAATTAAGCGCCTTGACGGTGTAACCGACGCGCAGGCGGCCGAGATTATCACGCGGATTGACGCGGACGAAGAGCGGACAATGGGAACGGTTGACTCGACGATATTTAACGCGGAGGGAGGCGGTCAAGTTGCCTAA
- the terL gene encoding phage terminase large subunit, with protein sequence MRRWRAIAWVNDRWLDRKERAELIASIDALIGEMSVAELTLEEEAELAQYLDEHERLTRIHRAESDLLYFALEYFSEAHNPGSAGNWDGFDITEVSEAPEFHREICETMDTVSMRTVNAKVARGAPRSHAKSTYLSRAFPAREIAYRHRKYIINISETPSVSTGNLEWIANQLKSNEKLRRDFGPLLHINKNVNPKDNSNEFVAWEPGADGRPHQLTKVEAASTNQSLRGRNWDGVRPDLIICDDLEDIRSNAATPELRQKMRDWFSQTVIPLGDPKGKKTAFVYMGTVVHAESLLLTVMKRSDFNAKLYKALIDEPERLDLWDKCREIYLNADNPGRVSDALAFYEANRVEMDRGAVVLWPEVQPLWKLMTWKWDNGSKAFNTEYQNNPIDEESAIFNPETFRYYDESDLLDSNGQPIPLDVYAFWDIAQGKSSRADYNAIVTIGKHRQTGVMYVLEAWARKCPAHIALEQAVEFIRDYGYKTFAIETVGAQHDMYRQLCERLQKERIGSTRVKPVVSRTKKEIRIESLEPLVENGFLRFNKSHRLLFEQMEQFPSGTHDDLPDALAGAVEASGGAARRGRTWSRKPKGL encoded by the coding sequence ATGAGGAGGTGGAGGGCCATCGCATGGGTAAATGACCGTTGGCTTGATCGGAAAGAGCGCGCGGAGCTAATCGCAAGTATAGACGCGCTTATCGGCGAGATGTCAGTAGCGGAATTAACGCTTGAGGAAGAGGCGGAACTCGCGCAATATCTGGACGAGCATGAGCGGTTGACGCGTATTCACCGAGCGGAGAGTGATTTGCTATACTTCGCACTCGAATACTTTTCGGAAGCGCACAATCCCGGTAGCGCCGGCAATTGGGACGGGTTCGATATTACGGAGGTGTCCGAAGCACCGGAATTTCACCGCGAGATATGCGAGACAATGGACACCGTGTCTATGCGCACCGTTAACGCAAAGGTAGCGCGCGGCGCGCCCCGTTCACACGCAAAGTCAACGTATTTGTCGCGTGCTTTTCCTGCGCGTGAGATTGCGTATCGACATCGCAAGTACATAATCAATATATCGGAGACACCTTCCGTTTCTACGGGGAATCTTGAGTGGATTGCGAACCAATTGAAGTCAAACGAGAAATTACGGCGTGATTTTGGTCCATTATTGCATATTAACAAGAATGTAAACCCAAAGGATAATTCTAACGAGTTCGTCGCATGGGAGCCCGGGGCAGATGGAAGGCCGCACCAGTTAACGAAAGTTGAAGCGGCGTCGACGAATCAGTCTTTACGCGGTCGTAACTGGGACGGAGTTCGCCCGGACCTCATTATCTGCGACGATTTGGAAGATATACGCTCAAACGCGGCTACTCCGGAGTTGCGTCAGAAAATGCGGGACTGGTTTTCGCAGACTGTAATTCCGCTCGGCGATCCTAAAGGTAAAAAGACCGCATTTGTTTATATGGGAACGGTCGTACATGCGGAGTCGTTACTGCTAACGGTCATGAAGCGTTCAGACTTTAACGCCAAGTTATACAAGGCGCTGATTGACGAGCCTGAGCGATTGGACCTGTGGGATAAGTGCCGCGAGATTTACCTTAACGCTGACAATCCTGGTCGGGTATCAGACGCACTCGCTTTTTACGAAGCAAACCGCGTCGAAATGGATCGCGGCGCGGTCGTATTATGGCCGGAAGTTCAGCCGCTTTGGAAGCTAATGACGTGGAAATGGGACAACGGGTCGAAAGCGTTCAACACGGAGTACCAAAACAATCCGATTGACGAAGAATCAGCGATATTCAATCCGGAGACGTTCCGGTATTACGATGAATCCGACTTGCTTGATTCAAACGGCCAACCGATTCCGCTGGACGTATACGCGTTTTGGGATATCGCGCAAGGCAAGAGCAGCCGGGCCGACTACAACGCGATTGTAACGATCGGCAAGCACCGTCAGACGGGCGTTATGTACGTGCTTGAAGCATGGGCCAGGAAATGTCCCGCGCATATAGCGTTAGAGCAGGCGGTTGAATTTATTCGTGACTACGGATACAAGACGTTTGCGATTGAAACAGTAGGCGCACAGCACGATATGTACCGTCAACTTTGCGAGAGGCTGCAGAAGGAGCGCATCGGGAGTACGAGAGTTAAGCCGGTTGTAAGCCGCACAAAGAAAGAAATACGCATTGAATCATTGGAGCCGCTCGTGGAGAACGGCTTTTTGCGTTTTAATAAATCGCATCGACTTTTATTCGAGCAAATGGAGCAGTTCCCGTCTGGAACTCACGACGACTTACCGGACGCCCTGGCTGGTGCAGTAGAAGCATCCGGAGGAGCAGCTAGAAGAGGTCGCACATGGAGCAGGAAGCCGAAAGGATTGTAA
- a CDS encoding helix-turn-helix domain-containing protein, which yields MSVLPIGINPETGEIGRFLPEGEGYEFTTPAQREARRKRRQRSRAIEMRSGMRWVACYHDAIRSVTLALSLTEAGALIRLLPYLRFKGEGRLIENGKPLKQTDIQRIIGRSKAATIALLRRLEELGIITKETNGRTNIYSFNAEYHTYGTVNDGVKFTKLYQYHANEITRDLGLNEIGLLYKILPYFHYTTYYLCANPDEENENNIEHLTRERLAELIGHEPETVSRLVASLQAKGVILSTRSVSSVNYIVHPDVMYRKETEDVEYTDFVRRLFKQHQLRQAM from the coding sequence TTGAGCGTACTGCCAATCGGGATTAACCCGGAGACAGGCGAGATAGGTCGCTTTTTGCCGGAAGGGGAAGGCTACGAGTTCACTACGCCAGCACAACGGGAAGCCAGACGCAAACGTCGACAGAGGTCTCGTGCCATTGAAATGCGGTCCGGCATGCGCTGGGTGGCGTGCTACCATGACGCGATCAGAAGCGTGACGCTGGCGCTGTCTCTTACGGAGGCGGGCGCGCTTATCCGGTTGCTTCCGTACTTGCGATTCAAAGGTGAGGGCCGCCTAATCGAGAACGGAAAGCCGCTCAAGCAAACGGACATCCAGCGTATTATCGGACGCAGCAAGGCCGCCACGATCGCGCTGCTCAGACGTTTAGAAGAGCTCGGAATAATAACGAAGGAAACGAACGGCCGCACGAATATCTACTCGTTCAATGCGGAGTATCATACGTACGGCACCGTTAACGACGGCGTTAAGTTCACGAAGCTGTACCAGTACCACGCTAACGAGATTACGCGTGACCTTGGCCTGAATGAAATCGGCCTGCTCTACAAGATTCTTCCGTATTTCCATTACACGACGTACTACCTTTGCGCCAATCCAGATGAGGAGAACGAGAACAACATCGAGCATTTGACGCGCGAACGGCTGGCGGAATTGATCGGCCACGAACCGGAGACAGTGTCTCGCCTAGTTGCGAGCCTGCAGGCAAAGGGCGTTATACTATCGACGCGATCGGTCAGCAGTGTTAATTATATCGTCCATCCTGACGTCATGTATCGGAAGGAAACAGAGGATGTAGAGTATACGGATTTCGTACGGAGACTGTTCAAACAGCACCAACTCCGGCAGGCTATGTGA
- a CDS encoding BRO family protein, translating into MEQLTKVFAYGAAEVRTVIIGGDPWFVAKDISDVLGFSETSAMTRYLDEDEKTNLSIKQGGSNLTTNITVISEPGLYSAILRSRKPEARAFKRWVTHEVIQSIRKTGMYAADELLDDPDLLLKTVTRLTEERRARLAAEAQVIEMTPKAEAFDTFIDADGTMTIDQVAKMLGIKPKGLRDTLRERKLIRQDGLPYQRFTPRYFEVVPYVSPSGTAKPYSRVTTEGVAYIERILAGACVEEPPAASNVIALPTRQLQSITLNLRQDA; encoded by the coding sequence GTGGAACAGTTAACGAAAGTGTTTGCTTACGGTGCTGCAGAAGTAAGAACGGTAATAATCGGAGGCGATCCGTGGTTCGTCGCAAAGGATATATCGGATGTACTTGGGTTTTCCGAGACGTCTGCAATGACGAGGTATCTTGACGAGGACGAGAAAACCAACCTGTCAATTAAGCAGGGCGGTAGTAACTTAACTACGAACATCACCGTAATAAGCGAACCGGGGTTATACTCCGCAATCCTCCGCAGTCGCAAACCGGAAGCCCGCGCGTTCAAACGTTGGGTCACGCACGAAGTCATCCAGTCAATCCGTAAAACGGGAATGTACGCGGCGGATGAATTGCTCGATGACCCGGACTTGCTACTCAAAACAGTAACGCGCTTAACAGAGGAGCGACGCGCACGTCTGGCAGCAGAGGCACAGGTAATCGAAATGACTCCAAAAGCTGAGGCTTTCGATACGTTTATTGACGCTGACGGAACGATGACAATCGATCAAGTAGCGAAAATGCTCGGCATTAAACCGAAGGGATTGCGCGATACGTTACGCGAGCGAAAATTGATTCGACAGGACGGACTTCCCTATCAGCGGTTTACTCCACGTTATTTTGAGGTAGTACCGTATGTGTCCCCCAGTGGCACAGCAAAACCGTACTCTCGCGTGACCACGGAGGGGGTAGCGTACATTGAGCGGATACTCGCGGGCGCTTGCGTTGAAGAACCGCCAGCAGCTTCAAATGTTATTGCGCTCCCTACGCGACAGCTACAGTCTATCACGCTGAATTTGCGGCAGGACGCGTAA
- a CDS encoding RNA polymerase sigma factor — protein MSAIHSSGEALSASLKQRAYLDRRRKDVDDAWATYILEAIERSKAGKPQPVRYGFDDLNAQTDTFVKREAGRWARSCRKYRLYEDDFESHFRFTVAKAALRYDGKNGSFFDYLRGSIRNAGRDMVRRALTKKNRINHLALSLQDEAVMREVERSGIVASAEEQAIAQYTVECMAADTSLTDTERAVFELLRADPEATLQEIANALGLSDRKQAQRLKQRLAEKLRKYITDAP, from the coding sequence ATGTCCGCTATCCATAGTTCAGGCGAAGCGCTCTCCGCAAGTTTAAAGCAACGCGCATACCTCGACCGCCGCCGGAAGGACGTAGACGACGCATGGGCGACGTACATACTCGAAGCGATTGAGCGGTCTAAAGCTGGCAAGCCACAGCCCGTCCGCTATGGATTCGATGACCTAAACGCACAGACTGACACGTTCGTCAAACGCGAAGCCGGCCGGTGGGCGCGGTCATGCCGGAAATACCGATTATATGAGGATGACTTCGAGAGTCACTTCCGGTTTACCGTCGCTAAGGCTGCGTTAAGGTACGACGGTAAGAACGGGTCATTTTTCGATTACCTGCGGGGTTCGATTCGGAATGCTGGCCGGGACATGGTGAGGCGAGCGTTAACGAAAAAGAACCGGATAAATCACCTTGCGTTAAGCTTACAGGACGAAGCGGTCATGCGGGAAGTTGAGCGGTCCGGCATCGTGGCGAGTGCGGAGGAACAGGCAATCGCGCAATACACAGTCGAATGCATGGCGGCGGACACGTCACTTACGGACACAGAACGGGCAGTATTCGAACTTTTGCGGGCCGATCCGGAAGCTACGCTGCAGGAAATAGCAAACGCGCTCGGCTTGTCCGACCGAAAGCAGGCACAGCGACTAAAGCAGCGACTAGCGGAGAAGCTGCGCAAGTACATCACGGATGCACCGTAA
- a CDS encoding phage antirepressor KilAC domain-containing protein: MTITLTETAVALGENEVMMREFLYRRKVLRRYGLPLKRYIPKYFVIREHLVTDTKNPPYIERYTGVTAEGIALIRKLREGEVVDVRQEDIAA; this comes from the coding sequence ATGACAATTACATTAACGGAGACAGCGGTGGCACTCGGCGAAAACGAAGTCATGATGCGCGAGTTCTTGTACAGGCGGAAGGTCCTGCGCAGATACGGCCTGCCACTCAAGCGTTATATCCCGAAGTATTTCGTTATCCGGGAACACCTCGTAACGGATACGAAAAATCCTCCGTACATTGAGCGGTATACTGGCGTGACTGCGGAAGGGATCGCGCTCATACGGAAGCTTCGAGAGGGCGAGGTTGTGGACGTACGACAGGAGGATATAGCAGCGTAG